In Phormidium yuhuli AB48, one genomic interval encodes:
- a CDS encoding metal ABC transporter permease encodes MTLQILLDPLQYGFMQRSLMIAICVGLVCALVGSYLIVQRLALLGDAISHAVLPGVAIAFLLGINILIGAFIAGVLSTVLIAWIHTRSPIKEDAAMGIVLSSFFALGITLITIIQKDTKVDLMHFLFGNILGVSHQDVRETFVITIIIGFTILALYKELLFYSFDPQGAQAAGLPTNALNFGLMILIALTVVASLKAVGVILVISLLITPGATAYLLVPRLHQVMLLGSLLSILSSISGMYLSYYYNLPSGPAIVLVATGLFSLSLLFSPRHGILTQALKS; translated from the coding sequence ATGACCCTCCAGATTCTCCTCGACCCCTTACAATATGGATTCATGCAGCGATCGCTCATGATTGCCATTTGTGTCGGTCTCGTCTGCGCCCTGGTTGGCAGCTACCTGATCGTACAGCGTCTCGCCCTTCTCGGAGATGCCATCAGCCATGCCGTCCTCCCCGGAGTGGCCATCGCCTTTCTCTTGGGCATTAACATCCTCATCGGGGCCTTCATTGCCGGAGTCCTCAGCACCGTTTTAATTGCCTGGATTCATACGCGATCGCCCATCAAAGAAGATGCCGCCATGGGGATTGTCCTCTCTAGTTTCTTCGCCCTCGGCATCACCTTAATTACCATCATTCAAAAAGACACAAAAGTCGATTTAATGCACTTTTTATTCGGCAATATCTTAGGCGTTAGTCACCAAGATGTCCGAGAAACCTTTGTCATTACAATTATCATTGGTTTCACTATCCTCGCCCTCTACAAAGAACTGCTCTTTTATAGCTTTGACCCCCAGGGAGCCCAAGCCGCCGGCTTACCCACCAACGCCCTCAACTTCGGCTTAATGATTCTCATCGCCCTAACTGTCGTCGCCAGTCTCAAAGCCGTGGGCGTCATCCTGGTAATTTCCCTACTCATCACCCCCGGGGCCACCGCCTATCTTCTCGTTCCCCGACTGCACCAAGTGATGCTTCTCGGGTCCCTACTGAGCATTCTCTCCAGCATTAGTGGCATGTATCTGAGTTATTACTATAACCTCCCCTCCGGTCCCGCCATCGTCCTCGTTGCCACCGGCCTATTTAGCCTCAGCCTCCTATTCAGTCCTCGCCATGGCATCCTCACCCAAGCCCTGAAATCCTAA
- a CDS encoding DUF7219 family protein, translating into MTDRDQFIFPRNRYYGDFKPENVVFNANLQEFAQRVNYICNLETSGKLPPDEAYEAIKDLWKQLKASKKELNIGDTPS; encoded by the coding sequence ATGACCGACCGCGATCAGTTTATTTTTCCTCGCAATCGCTATTATGGTGATTTTAAGCCTGAAAATGTGGTGTTTAACGCCAATTTACAGGAATTTGCCCAGCGGGTAAATTATATTTGTAATCTGGAGACCAGTGGCAAGCTGCCCCCGGATGAGGCCTATGAAGCCATTAAAGACCTTTGGAAGCAGCTCAAAGCCTCTAAAAAAGAGTTAAACATTGGAGATACCCCATCCTAA
- the argF gene encoding ornithine carbamoyltransferase has product MSGLNGRDFLSLTDLSAAEVEGLLELAQALKSGEITPHCKKVLGLLFYKASTRTRVSFSVAMYQLGGQVIDLNPKVTQVGRGEPLADTARVLDRYLDVVAIRTFAHSDLEAFAHYANIPVLNALTDLAHPCQALADLLTLRECFGEIRGTTVTYVGDGNNVAHSLMLCCALLGVNVRVATPPGFEPHGQMVETARQLAGDRAQVEVLRDPVAAVKGVQAIYTDVWASMGQEAEARDRIPVFQPYQVNEDLMTHADSEVILLHCLPAHRGEEITDEAIEGPHSRVWDQAENRMHVQKALLASILGAV; this is encoded by the coding sequence GTGAGTGGATTGAACGGACGTGATTTTTTGAGTCTAACAGACCTGAGTGCGGCTGAGGTAGAGGGACTACTGGAACTGGCACAGGCATTAAAGTCCGGGGAGATTACTCCCCACTGTAAGAAGGTCTTAGGATTACTATTTTATAAGGCTTCAACCCGAACTCGAGTCAGTTTTTCCGTGGCCATGTATCAGTTGGGGGGACAAGTGATTGATCTTAACCCCAAGGTGACTCAGGTGGGCCGAGGAGAACCCTTGGCAGATACGGCACGGGTGTTAGACCGTTACTTGGATGTGGTGGCTATTCGCACCTTTGCGCATAGTGATTTGGAGGCCTTTGCCCATTATGCCAATATCCCTGTTCTCAATGCCCTGACCGATTTGGCGCATCCTTGTCAAGCCTTGGCAGATTTACTCACGCTACGCGAATGCTTTGGCGAGATTCGAGGGACTACGGTTACCTATGTGGGGGATGGTAACAATGTCGCTCATTCGTTAATGCTTTGTTGCGCCCTCCTGGGGGTGAATGTGCGGGTTGCTACACCGCCCGGGTTTGAACCCCATGGCCAGATGGTAGAGACGGCTCGTCAGTTGGCCGGCGATCGCGCTCAGGTGGAGGTTCTCCGTGACCCCGTTGCAGCGGTTAAGGGGGTACAAGCTATTTATACTGATGTTTGGGCTAGCATGGGCCAGGAGGCAGAAGCCCGCGATCGCATTCCGGTGTTCCAACCCTATCAGGTCAATGAAGACCTCATGACCCATGCTGATTCTGAGGTGATTCTCCTCCATTGTCTACCGGCTCACCGAGGAGAGGAAATTACCGATGAAGCCATCGAAGGCCCCCACTCCCGAGTTTGGGATCAAGCGGAGAACCGAATGCATGTTCAGAAAGCGTTGTTAGCCAGTATTCTGGGGGCTGTGTAG
- a CDS encoding metal ABC transporter solute-binding protein, Zn/Mn family has protein sequence MMMRLKGAVSAVLGIVVLGVVGCGPTVPTGEEDRLRVVSTSTIIADWVERVGGEAIAHEGLLEPGVDPHIYEPVPQDSVALENAEVIFYNGYDLEPGVIRLIDSVGESAVRVALGEIIPALDFEEDGEIEPDPHVWGDVRHAITMTHHIRDVLSEESPAHESIFRQNAAMFTAELEKLDEWVREQIATIPEENRLLVTTHDAFQYFANAYGLEVLGTLIGISTEEQPSAQTLRQLVDEVRESGVPVIFAETTINPQLINTVAEEAGVELAERELFSDSIGAPGSDGDSYIRAIASNTCTITDGLGGRCTPFESGR, from the coding sequence ATGATGATGAGATTGAAAGGGGCTGTCTCAGCGGTGTTGGGAATTGTCGTCTTGGGAGTGGTAGGCTGCGGCCCGACGGTTCCGACGGGGGAGGAGGATCGGCTGAGGGTGGTCTCAACCAGTACGATTATTGCCGATTGGGTGGAGCGTGTCGGTGGGGAGGCGATTGCCCATGAGGGACTCTTAGAGCCGGGAGTCGATCCTCACATCTATGAGCCGGTTCCTCAAGATAGTGTGGCTTTGGAGAATGCGGAGGTGATTTTCTATAACGGCTATGATTTGGAACCCGGAGTGATTCGCTTGATAGATTCCGTGGGCGAGTCGGCGGTGCGTGTGGCGTTGGGGGAAATTATCCCCGCTTTAGATTTTGAGGAGGATGGGGAGATTGAACCGGACCCTCATGTCTGGGGCGATGTCCGTCATGCGATTACCATGACCCATCATATTCGCGATGTCTTGAGTGAGGAGTCGCCGGCTCATGAGTCCATTTTTCGGCAAAATGCAGCTATGTTCACCGCTGAACTCGAAAAACTCGATGAGTGGGTTCGGGAGCAAATTGCCACGATTCCTGAGGAGAATCGCCTCTTGGTGACGACTCATGATGCCTTTCAGTATTTTGCGAATGCCTATGGCTTAGAGGTTTTGGGCACTTTGATTGGCATTAGTACCGAAGAACAACCGAGCGCCCAAACTCTACGTCAGTTGGTAGATGAAGTCCGTGAGAGTGGGGTTCCGGTGATTTTTGCGGAAACGACGATTAATCCGCAATTGATTAATACTGTGGCTGAGGAAGCGGGGGTGGAGTTAGCTGAGAGGGAGCTGTTTTCCGACTCCATTGGGGCGCCGGGAAGCGATGGAGACTCCTATATTCGGGCGATCGCCAGCAACACCTGTACCATCACTGATGGACTTGGAGGACGCTGTACGCCTTTCGAGTCGGGCCGTTAG
- a CDS encoding trifunctional serine/threonine-protein kinase/ATP-binding protein/sensor histidine kinase: MLSLPGYHIIEAITPEPSQTLAGSDSNRHRRTRPKNQVYRGVRQSDRQPVIIKTPSRESPQLTEIARLRHEYDVAASLKSPYLMAALDLQQNPTAAIYEDIGGTSLDILFTQGSGLAPKDLLNPPTTLLNYLEIAIQLAKALRDLHQAKIVHKDIKPSNIVHNPNTGQVQLIDFGIASRLSQETHTTSNRPFHSLEGTLAYLSPEQTGRMNRRVDYKSDFYSLGVTLYELLTGRVPFLSHDALELVHCHIAKVPTPPQLLNPDIPLPLSDVVMKLLSKSAQDRYQSAFGLLKDLEICKAQLERQQTITTFPLAQFDRTTELQIPAKLYGRETDVARLMQAAERVMSGGGTELLLVSGYSGVGKSVLVQEIHRPVAQYRGYFASGKFEQLKRNLPYFGFRQAVLDSLEQLLAENKQRLKAVKQSLKKALDTPSSPPSGFHGSLQTPVPGGSGVGRPRGLLDAWQSHGTISPLMGSVNYRSIALHLIPELEALLDRPNSLSSEDLPGRGEVPARIQHEVFCRLFEAIAQPDHPLVLFLDDLQWADTASIKLLADLVLRCGHERGKPLLLVGAYRENEVTANHPLLLTLEELQREGIRPEHLKLKGLDFDSVKGLIADSLALPESEVGPLADLMVRKTHGNPFFLTQLLLSLARDELLYFDGSQGRWCWDDDRLRSVEICENVVDLTVRKLQTLPQETQNLLMLAACIGNRFDLTVLSVVNERSPRRTAADLWEAIAQGMILPLNESYKIPLTLDASEGNEAENAEIAKLPITYQFLHDRVQQAALALISPEIRQDVRVQIGRLLLASTPPDALEEHIFEIVNQFNAGAALMVHPQERQQLAQLNLMAARKAKAASAWETAGDYLDVGRIALGDEGWDQNYELTVAVYLEALEVEVALVHLSQQALEYLPCYRSEVLLATVLREAHQDWERALAYFQQVRFYGLLQQEDRARLMAEQGLGVLGLELAAAPTEESTQGSRLLDRRLSPTVAQEAPSRQQELGVQILNTLVEVAALRDVSLLQRAIATQVSLLDPFPRSAQWAVTCAWSASLAAAQGQWQEAQEMAEWALQCLDESALMAESERVTMVQILLAARVQPWFYPLAETLPRLREGLVMAREQGWVSALTQGALSYCSQLFWGEPTLAAIRQGQEMAIASLQGTYPRLGLAIAEIWQPFVERLMADGDESVGENPSRGETSVVPMSDEPSLIRYWHTLVTLLSELLFGEWDEPVATARLLQRQSSMSLGLVDGGYQLAYQLLARLRVPLSPRELQEAQVQRDRLAALAQRVPRLFKALFLLVEAEFCQQRGEVLLAMEQYDGAIATAKEYGRWFDAALAHEQAAMFYRLAGRGTIAHVYLQGAERQYQIWGALAKVRRFPSPQPLTPSLEQTWSDPLKATLAEPPLETMLETSVQLSTGDMLDRVTAIKATHALSSEIVLESLLRKLIEIVLENAGAQTGFLILAGPQEVEIAPADVPPLFVEAVGTVTTEQITVRQGLPLEQCQHLPHSLVYYVARRREAVALDDAARQLMGHLGPPERFANDPYIQQYRPRSLLCAPIERQGKLVGVLYLENNLTVGAFTRERLDLLRLLCSQAAISIENAALYESLQASERRERERAQELERSLAELDLANHQLIQSEKMSALGQLVAGIAHEINNPVGFIAGNLTLADNYIRDLIEHLQRYRDRLPEPDQEILDHAEEVDLEYLLEDAPKLMSSMQVGVNRIREISKALRTSSRSDRDRPVRYDLHDGLESTLLILKHRLKANAQRPAIEVVRRYGSLPEVQAFAGQLNQVFTNLIANAIDALEETSQGMSYQMLQEQPNRITLTTRLSEDETSAVVSVADNGRGMSEAVRSRVFERSFTTKQVGQGTGLGLSICRQIVVDKHGGSIECQSTLGQGTEFILKIPVHR, encoded by the coding sequence ATGCTTTCTCTTCCTGGCTATCACATCATTGAAGCAATTACCCCTGAACCCTCCCAAACTCTGGCGGGTTCCGATAGCAATCGTCATCGACGAACCCGCCCCAAAAACCAAGTGTATCGGGGGGTTCGCCAGAGCGATCGCCAGCCGGTGATTATTAAAACTCCCAGCCGTGAGTCTCCCCAACTGACGGAAATTGCTCGTCTTCGCCACGAATATGATGTCGCTGCCTCTCTGAAGAGTCCCTATTTAATGGCGGCCCTAGATCTGCAACAGAATCCTACGGCCGCCATTTACGAAGATATCGGGGGAACATCTCTCGATATTCTCTTCACCCAAGGCTCGGGTCTGGCTCCAAAAGATTTGTTAAACCCTCCCACCACACTGCTGAACTATTTAGAGATTGCTATCCAACTGGCAAAAGCCTTGCGGGATCTCCATCAAGCCAAAATCGTCCATAAGGACATCAAACCCTCCAACATTGTCCACAATCCCAACACAGGCCAGGTTCAACTGATTGATTTTGGCATCGCCTCTCGTCTATCTCAAGAAACCCATACCACCAGTAATCGTCCGTTTCATAGCCTGGAGGGGACTTTGGCGTACCTGTCTCCGGAACAAACTGGACGCATGAATCGGCGAGTGGACTACAAAAGTGACTTCTATTCCCTTGGCGTCACCCTCTACGAACTCCTCACGGGACGGGTTCCTTTTCTCAGTCATGATGCCCTGGAGCTCGTTCACTGTCATATCGCCAAAGTTCCCACACCACCGCAATTGCTCAATCCTGATATTCCCCTACCCCTGTCAGATGTGGTGATGAAACTGCTCTCGAAAAGTGCCCAAGACCGTTATCAGAGTGCTTTTGGCTTACTCAAGGACTTGGAAATTTGTAAAGCACAGCTTGAACGCCAGCAGACCATTACCACCTTCCCCCTGGCCCAGTTCGATCGCACGACAGAACTTCAAATTCCAGCGAAACTCTATGGACGGGAGACGGATGTAGCTCGCTTGATGCAAGCGGCTGAGCGAGTGATGTCCGGTGGGGGGACGGAACTCCTATTGGTGTCTGGGTATTCCGGGGTCGGTAAATCGGTCTTGGTGCAAGAGATTCACCGTCCTGTGGCTCAATATCGCGGCTATTTTGCCAGTGGTAAGTTTGAACAGTTGAAACGGAATTTGCCCTATTTTGGCTTTCGTCAGGCCGTTCTGGATAGTTTGGAACAGCTTTTGGCAGAAAATAAACAGCGACTCAAAGCGGTTAAGCAATCGTTAAAAAAGGCATTAGACACCCCGTCGAGTCCCCCCTCAGGTTTTCATGGGTCTTTACAGACGCCAGTCCCGGGCGGTTCTGGGGTCGGCCGACCGCGAGGTCTCCTGGATGCTTGGCAAAGCCATGGAACTATCTCTCCCCTGATGGGATCGGTGAACTATCGAAGCATTGCGTTACATCTGATTCCTGAACTTGAAGCCCTGTTAGACAGACCCAATTCGCTCTCCTCAGAAGACTTACCCGGGCGGGGAGAGGTCCCGGCCCGCATTCAACATGAGGTGTTCTGTCGTCTGTTTGAGGCGATCGCCCAACCGGACCATCCCTTAGTGCTTTTTCTCGATGATTTGCAATGGGCGGATACGGCCTCGATTAAACTGTTGGCTGATTTGGTGCTGCGCTGCGGTCATGAACGGGGAAAACCGCTGTTGTTGGTGGGAGCCTATCGGGAAAATGAAGTTACGGCGAATCATCCTTTGCTGTTAACCCTAGAGGAATTGCAACGGGAGGGGATTCGTCCAGAACACTTGAAGCTCAAAGGGCTTGATTTTGACTCAGTTAAAGGTCTGATTGCTGATAGTTTGGCCTTGCCCGAGTCGGAGGTGGGACCGTTGGCGGATTTAATGGTCCGTAAGACCCATGGCAATCCCTTTTTCCTGACTCAGTTGTTGCTGTCATTGGCTCGGGATGAGTTGCTGTATTTTGATGGCTCTCAGGGACGCTGGTGTTGGGATGATGACCGTCTAAGGTCAGTGGAGATTTGTGAGAATGTCGTTGATTTGACGGTACGCAAGCTACAAACCTTGCCCCAAGAGACTCAGAATTTATTGATGTTGGCCGCCTGTATTGGCAATCGCTTTGATTTAACGGTGTTGTCAGTGGTGAACGAGCGATCGCCCCGTCGCACGGCGGCAGATTTATGGGAGGCGATCGCCCAAGGGATGATTCTGCCCCTGAATGAGTCCTATAAAATTCCCTTGACGTTGGATGCTTCGGAGGGGAATGAGGCGGAGAATGCGGAAATTGCCAAGTTGCCGATTACCTATCAGTTTCTCCACGATCGCGTGCAACAAGCGGCCCTAGCCCTGATTAGTCCAGAAATTCGCCAGGATGTGCGAGTACAAATTGGCCGTTTGTTATTAGCCAGTACCCCGCCGGACGCCTTGGAAGAGCATATTTTTGAGATTGTCAATCAGTTTAATGCTGGGGCAGCGTTGATGGTTCATCCTCAGGAACGCCAGCAGTTAGCACAGTTGAATTTGATGGCAGCTCGTAAGGCAAAGGCGGCCTCGGCTTGGGAGACGGCGGGGGATTATCTGGATGTGGGACGGATTGCTTTGGGGGATGAAGGCTGGGACCAAAACTATGAGCTAACTGTGGCGGTGTATTTGGAAGCCTTAGAGGTGGAGGTGGCGTTAGTACACCTCAGTCAACAGGCGCTGGAGTATCTACCTTGTTATCGCAGTGAGGTGTTGTTGGCGACGGTGTTACGAGAGGCTCACCAGGACTGGGAAAGAGCATTGGCCTATTTCCAACAAGTACGCTTCTATGGCCTGCTGCAACAGGAAGATCGGGCTCGGTTGATGGCAGAACAAGGGCTAGGGGTTCTAGGGCTTGAATTGGCAGCGGCTCCGACTGAGGAGTCAACCCAAGGGTCTCGGCTTTTAGACAGACGGCTCTCGCCAACGGTGGCTCAGGAAGCTCCCTCTCGCCAACAGGAGTTAGGGGTACAGATCCTCAATACGTTGGTGGAGGTGGCGGCGTTAAGGGATGTCTCCCTATTGCAACGGGCGATCGCCACTCAGGTGAGCCTCCTAGACCCCTTCCCTCGGTCGGCTCAATGGGCTGTAACTTGTGCTTGGTCAGCGAGTTTGGCGGCGGCGCAGGGCCAGTGGCAGGAGGCGCAAGAGATGGCGGAGTGGGCGCTACAATGTCTAGACGAATCGGCTTTGATGGCTGAGTCGGAGCGGGTGACGATGGTGCAGATTCTTTTGGCAGCACGAGTTCAGCCTTGGTTTTACCCCCTCGCTGAAACCTTACCCAGGTTGCGGGAGGGGCTCGTTATGGCTCGGGAACAGGGCTGGGTCTCGGCGCTGACTCAGGGGGCGTTATCCTATTGCAGTCAGTTGTTTTGGGGAGAACCGACTCTGGCGGCGATACGACAGGGACAGGAGATGGCGATCGCCAGTTTACAGGGAACTTATCCACGTTTGGGGTTGGCCATAGCCGAAATTTGGCAGCCATTTGTGGAACGGTTAATGGCAGATGGGGATGAGTCGGTTGGGGAAAACCCAAGTCGGGGGGAAACATCGGTTGTTCCCATGTCGGATGAGCCATCCCTGATTCGATATTGGCACACTCTTGTGACGCTACTATCAGAACTGCTGTTTGGGGAGTGGGATGAACCGGTAGCAACGGCGCGGCTCCTCCAGCGTCAGTCATCGATGAGTTTAGGGCTAGTGGATGGAGGCTATCAGTTGGCCTATCAATTGTTGGCTCGTCTGCGGGTTCCTTTGTCGCCTCGGGAGTTGCAAGAGGCTCAGGTGCAGCGCGATCGCCTGGCAGCTTTGGCCCAACGGGTTCCGCGCCTTTTCAAAGCCTTGTTTCTGCTGGTTGAGGCGGAGTTCTGCCAACAGCGGGGTGAGGTTTTGTTGGCGATGGAACAGTATGATGGGGCGATCGCAACGGCGAAGGAGTACGGCCGCTGGTTTGATGCGGCGTTGGCCCATGAACAGGCGGCGATGTTCTATCGTCTGGCAGGACGGGGGACTATTGCTCATGTCTATCTGCAAGGAGCGGAACGTCAGTATCAAATTTGGGGGGCGTTGGCCAAGGTGCGTCGCTTCCCAAGTCCACAACCCCTAACGCCCTCCTTAGAACAAACCTGGAGTGATCCCCTCAAGGCGACTCTAGCAGAACCCCCCCTAGAAACGATGTTGGAAACGTCGGTGCAGTTGTCCACGGGGGATATGTTAGATCGGGTGACGGCGATTAAGGCAACTCATGCGCTTTCGAGTGAGATTGTCTTGGAGTCGTTGCTGAGAAAATTGATTGAGATTGTTCTAGAGAATGCGGGGGCGCAAACGGGTTTTCTAATTTTGGCGGGGCCGCAAGAGGTGGAGATAGCTCCTGCTGATGTGCCGCCGTTGTTTGTGGAGGCGGTGGGAACGGTGACAACGGAACAGATTACGGTTCGCCAGGGTCTGCCCTTGGAACAGTGTCAGCACTTGCCCCATTCCTTGGTTTATTATGTGGCTCGGCGACGGGAGGCGGTGGCGTTGGATGATGCGGCCAGGCAGTTGATGGGCCATCTAGGACCTCCTGAACGTTTCGCGAATGACCCCTACATTCAACAGTATCGCCCGCGATCGCTCCTCTGTGCCCCGATTGAACGGCAAGGTAAGTTGGTGGGGGTGCTGTATTTGGAGAATAATCTGACCGTGGGGGCGTTTACCCGGGAACGGCTAGATTTGCTGCGCTTACTCTGCTCTCAGGCCGCTATTTCGATTGAGAATGCTGCCCTCTATGAGAGTTTACAGGCGTCGGAACGGCGGGAACGGGAACGAGCGCAAGAGTTGGAACGCTCTCTGGCTGAGTTGGATCTGGCAAATCATCAGTTGATTCAAAGTGAGAAGATGTCGGCGTTGGGCCAGTTAGTGGCGGGGATTGCTCATGAGATTAATAATCCGGTGGGCTTTATTGCAGGGAATTTGACTCTGGCAGATAATTACATTCGGGATTTGATTGAGCATTTACAGCGTTATCGCGATCGCCTGCCTGAGCCGGATCAGGAGATTTTGGATCATGCTGAAGAGGTGGATTTGGAGTATCTGTTAGAGGATGCTCCGAAGTTGATGTCCTCGATGCAGGTGGGGGTCAATCGGATTCGTGAGATTAGTAAGGCGTTACGAACCTCCTCTCGCAGCGATCGCGATCGACCGGTTCGCTATGATCTCCATGATGGTCTCGAAAGTACTCTCTTGATTCTCAAGCATCGCCTTAAGGCGAATGCACAACGCCCGGCGATTGAGGTGGTGCGCCGCTATGGATCTTTACCGGAGGTACAGGCGTTTGCTGGACAGTTAAATCAGGTGTTTACGAATTTGATTGCTAATGCGATTGATGCTCTGGAGGAAACGAGCCAGGGGATGAGTTATCAGATGTTACAGGAACAGCCCAATCGGATTACGCTCACCACGAGGTTATCGGAGGATGAAACCTCAGCGGTGGTGTCGGTGGCGGATAATGGTCGGGGGATGTCTGAGGCGGTGCGATCGCGCGTTTTTGAACGCAGTTTTACAACGAAACAGGTGGGCCAAGGGACGGGCCTAGGATTGTCAATTTGTCGTCAGATTGTGGTGGATAAGCATGGAGGCTCGATTGAGTGTCAGTCCACGTTGGGGCAAGGAACTGAGTTTATTCTCAAGATTCCGGTACATCGTTAG
- a CDS encoding CRTAC1 family protein, whose product MFINASHLLQRNPRLNYQGITITDVDRDGCFEILVAGWGHPNRVLKWDGEQLVDLDCEAIADPVGQTLGMIAGDVNGDGWEELYCLNRDRHADRLLSWDGQHWRNLFDRTTVRAMGGRSAVCVDRRGEGYYGFFTANSTGSIHFYELRGDRLEDVAAEIGLTRVAGIRGMVALPLVSQGMDIFAVNENGANCLFRHSPDGTYEEIAVEAGLQDVHEQSRGVAVLDADGDGQFDIVYGNWEGSHRLFLQGTRGHFRNVAPREMARPARVRTVIAADFDNDGIEEIFFNSLGEPNRLFGLRDGAWRQLDIGEAWEPDGLGTGAAVGDFDGDGQLELLLSHGESAGQRLSLYRPQTSDRAWLRVAPLTRYGAPARGSICRLTVAGQHQVRAIDAGSGYLCQMEPVAHFGLGHHRHIDRLQVFWPDGATVTLISPTINQLVRVPYPGSNKPPAGFP is encoded by the coding sequence ATGTTTATCAATGCCAGCCATTTGTTGCAGAGGAATCCCCGGCTGAACTATCAGGGTATCACGATTACCGATGTCGACAGAGATGGTTGTTTCGAGATCCTGGTGGCTGGCTGGGGACATCCGAATCGGGTGTTGAAATGGGATGGAGAGCAACTTGTAGACCTCGACTGTGAGGCGATCGCCGACCCCGTTGGGCAAACGCTGGGGATGATTGCGGGGGATGTCAATGGCGATGGTTGGGAGGAACTCTATTGTCTCAATCGCGATCGCCATGCGGACCGTCTGTTGAGTTGGGATGGACAGCATTGGCGGAATCTGTTTGATCGGACAACGGTGCGGGCCATGGGGGGCCGTTCGGCGGTCTGTGTGGATCGGCGGGGGGAGGGCTATTATGGCTTTTTTACAGCAAACTCCACTGGCTCAATCCATTTTTATGAGTTACGGGGCGATCGCTTAGAGGATGTCGCGGCGGAGATTGGCTTAACTCGGGTGGCGGGGATTCGGGGGATGGTGGCCCTTCCTCTGGTGAGTCAGGGGATGGATATTTTTGCGGTCAATGAAAATGGGGCCAATTGTCTATTTCGCCATTCTCCCGATGGAACCTATGAGGAGATTGCAGTGGAGGCTGGCTTACAAGATGTCCACGAACAGAGTCGTGGGGTGGCGGTTCTGGATGCGGATGGGGATGGTCAGTTCGATATTGTCTATGGCAATTGGGAGGGGAGTCATCGCCTGTTTTTGCAAGGGACTCGAGGCCATTTTCGTAATGTTGCCCCTCGGGAAATGGCTCGGCCCGCGCGGGTGCGGACAGTGATTGCCGCAGACTTTGATAATGATGGCATTGAGGAGATTTTTTTTAATAGCCTCGGTGAACCGAATCGCCTGTTTGGCTTGCGGGATGGGGCCTGGCGACAGTTGGATATTGGGGAGGCTTGGGAGCCGGATGGTTTGGGAACTGGAGCAGCGGTGGGGGATTTTGATGGGGATGGCCAGTTGGAGTTACTGCTGTCCCATGGGGAGTCTGCGGGCCAGCGGTTGAGTTTATATCGCCCTCAAACGAGCGATCGCGCTTGGTTACGAGTGGCTCCCCTCACGCGCTATGGGGCCCCGGCCCGAGGCTCTATCTGCCGCCTGACGGTGGCGGGACAGCATCAAGTCCGGGCCATTGATGCGGGAAGTGGTTATCTCTGTCAAATGGAACCGGTGGCGCATTTTGGTTTAGGACATCATCGCCATATTGATCGCCTTCAGGTGTTTTGGCCCGATGGCGCGACGGTCACTCTCATCTCTCCTACTATCAATCAACTGGTGCGGGTTCCCTATCCTGGCTCGAATAAGCCTCCGGCTGGATTTCCTTAG
- a CDS encoding metal ABC transporter ATP-binding protein, producing MFYSFQIRRLKSKNSFEKLPVSITSLQPWRLSQSRISHRLNDIAPSHSEAIAIRNLTIRYRDCEALRNINLDLQPGQLTAIIGPNGAGKSTLIKGMLGLIPQAKGTITTLGKPLTQQLERVAYVPQRSQIDWTFPATVSDVVMMGRIRKTGWLHRYSPSSRRIAAAALERVKMTEFSDRPIGELSGGQQQRVFLARSLSQEAEIFCFDEPFTGVDGKTETILFQIFRELADSGKIVLVVNHDLGDSIRNFDQLILLNRELIATGDRHQVLTQDNMYRAYGGTVQFLSQ from the coding sequence ATGTTTTACTCATTTCAAATAAGACGACTGAAATCTAAAAACTCTTTTGAGAAGTTGCCCGTCTCCATCACCTCACTCCAGCCTTGGCGACTCAGCCAATCTCGTATTTCCCATCGCCTCAACGACATCGCCCCTAGTCATTCCGAGGCGATCGCCATCCGCAACCTAACCATTCGCTATCGAGACTGTGAGGCCCTGCGGAACATCAACCTAGACCTTCAACCCGGACAACTCACCGCCATCATTGGTCCCAACGGAGCCGGAAAAAGCACCCTAATCAAAGGAATGTTAGGTCTGATTCCCCAAGCCAAGGGAACCATCACCACTCTCGGGAAGCCTCTCACCCAGCAACTCGAACGAGTCGCCTATGTTCCCCAGCGATCGCAAATCGACTGGACCTTTCCCGCCACAGTCTCCGACGTGGTCATGATGGGCCGCATCCGCAAAACCGGCTGGTTACATCGCTACTCCCCCAGCAGTCGCCGCATCGCTGCCGCCGCCCTAGAGCGAGTTAAAATGACCGAATTTAGCGATCGCCCCATCGGCGAACTATCAGGAGGACAACAACAACGAGTCTTTCTCGCCCGTTCCCTCTCCCAAGAAGCAGAAATCTTCTGTTTTGACGAACCCTTCACCGGCGTCGATGGCAAAACCGAGACCATTCTCTTTCAAATCTTCCGAGAACTGGCCGACTCGGGAAAAATCGTCCTCGTCGTCAACCACGACTTAGGAGACAGCATCCGCAACTTTGACCAACTGATTCTCCTCAACCGCGAACTCATCGCCACCGGCGATCGCCACCAAGTTCTCACCCAAGACAATATGTATCGCGCCTACGGAGGAACCGTCCAATTTCTCAGCCAATAA